One segment of Anopheles stephensi strain Indian chromosome 3, UCI_ANSTEP_V1.0, whole genome shotgun sequence DNA contains the following:
- the LOC118511979 gene encoding dnaJ homolog subfamily C member 8, protein MAQGSGHEEQTFSEFYTEVKEIEKRDSVLTSKQQIDRLLRPGATYFNLNPFEVLQLDCDTPLEQIKKKYRSLSILVHPDKNPDNLERAQQAFEIISKAYKTLENEATRKKCLEVYEEAKDRTDMMIAEKKKKLKKEGKYDGVPEDDPVKYKHAIYVMVMKLFADIERRRQQLEVRDMEERKRKREAEIEEEEQRDLQKEWQKNFEESRQSRVNSWHTFQAGSSTSSSSSSASAAAAAAATATTVKSKKSKKAKYTSFNPPKIKPETR, encoded by the exons ATGGCGCAGGGCAGTGGACATGAGGAGCAAACATTCAGCGAGTTTTACACCGAG GTGAAGGAAATAGAGAAGCGCGACTCGGTGCTTACATCCAAACAGCAGATCGATCGGTTACTGCGTCCGGGCGCGACCTACTTCAACCTGAACCCGTTCGAGGTGCTACAGCTCGACTGTGATACACCGCTGGAGcagataaagaaaaaatatcGCAGCCTTTCGATACTGGTGCATCCGGACAAGAACCCGGACAATCTGGAGCGCGCCCAGCAGGCTTTCGAAATCATCAGCAAAGCGTACAAAACGCTCGAGAACGAAGCCACCCGCAAAAAGTGTCTCGAAGTCTACGAGGAGGCAAAGGACCGTACCGACATGATG ATTgcggaaaagaagaaaaagctgaAGAAGGAAGGCAAGTACGACGGTGTGCCGGAGGACGACCCCGTCAAGTACAAACACGCCATCTACGTAATGGTGATGAAGCTGTTCGCCGACATCGAGAGACGCCGCCAGCAGCTGGAGGTGCGCGATATGGAAGAGCGCAAACGTAAACGGGAGGCCGAGatcgaggaggaggagcagcGCGATCTGCAGAAAGAGTGGCAGAAGAACTTTGAAGAATCGCGCCAGAGTCGGGTCAACAGCTGGCACACCTTCCAGGCCGGTTCGTCGACGTCGTcctcttcgtcgtcggcttcggcggccgccgctgccgccgccacGGCCACGACGGTCAAAAGCAAAAAGTCTAAAAAAGCCAAGTACACCTCGTTCAACCCACCAAAAATCAAACCAGAAACACGATAG
- the LOC118511959 gene encoding protein cereblon homolog — protein sequence MDSNPPNPQQSGSGPTPSGSNERDIASRRNRLMRITQRTIDTDESSRSSSSSSNFSDMEDNNNEVEERDEQGELAANSGTIERLPEDEAVRLFEDYIRERESAATEIYNIELPTEHAYLGRMERVKGVDYMEPGKTYRLLIYSHHSIVYPGEIVPLMLNDYNPYRGDDPSDGCKLGLVFQNQYNDGGRVYGVTCQVYERGPQGVSALLKTVAQQRFYIVRQSDRKADVKILPEVVLPDPLISCCSNAMLRYAYTDRKDRLTSFKRMLAQTTAWPPFVYDQYDMKEVMAKVERFLSSLKITSVHTDQVKLSFWLARNIPLTEEFRKMIFCTDSVWRRMLIINKALDHMWYFICKRCESEIANYDDMFAMSKQGVQTSYCNPAGHVHDTLTVHKTKENSTLPVDRPSTNFSWFPGYSWQIIVCANCRQHLGWKFVAEKKNVLPKSFYGLTGANITVKSHGDLQKTEDEFDLTPGTLASDEHEYYEQLSGFDTDEEVY from the exons ATGGACAGCAATCCACCCAATCCGCAGCAGAGTGGCAGTGGGCCGACCCCCAGTGGCAGTAACGAACGGGACATAGCCAGCAGAAGAAATCGTCTAATGCGCATAACGCAGCGTACGATTGACACGGACGAGAGCAGtcgcagcagtagcagcagcagcaacttcaGCGACATGgaagataataataatgaagTGGAGGAGCGCGATGAGCAGGGCGAATTGGCAGCAAACAGTGGCACCATCGAGCGATTGCCAGAGGATGAGGCGGTCCGACTGTTCGAAGACTACATCCGCGAGCGGGAATCTGCTGCGACAGAAATTTACAACATCGAGCTTCCTACCGAACATGCG tATCTGGGCCGAATGGAACGGGTGAAAGGGGTGGATTATATGGAACCGGGCAAAACCTACCGTCTGCTCATCTACAGCCACCATTCGATAGTGTATCCGGGCGAAATAGTTCCACTCATGCTGAACGATTACAATCCCTATCGAGGCGACGATCCGTCCGACGGCTGCAAACTGGGGCTCGTATTTCAGAACCAGTACAACGACGGTGGACGTGTCTACGGCGTAACGTGCCAGGTGTACGAGCGTGGTCCCCAGGGTGTGTCGGCGCTCCTGAAAACAGTTGCCCAGCAACGGTTCTACATCGTTCGGCAATCGGACCGAAA GGCTGATGTAAAAATTCTTCCCGAAGTCGTGCTGCCTGATCCGCTGATCAGCTGCTGCTCAAACGCCATGTTACGGTACGCGTACACCGACCGGAAGGACCGGTTGACGAGCTTTAAGCGCATGCTGGCACAAACGACGGCCTGGCCCCCGTTTGTCTACGATCAATACGACATGAAGGAGGTGATGGCAAAGGTGGAGCGCTTTCTTTCGTCACTCAAAATTACCAGCGTTCACACCGATCAGGTGAAGCTCTCGTTCTGGTTGGCGCGCAACATACCACTGACGGAGGAATTCCGGAAGATGATTTTTTGCACCGATTCCGTGTGGCGTCGCATGCTGATCATCAACAAAGCGCTGGACCAC ATGTGGTACTTCATTTGCAAACGATGCGAGAGTGAGATCGCCAATTATGACGACATGTTCGCTATGTCGAAGCAGGGCGTTCAAACAAGCTACTGCAACCCGGCCGGCCACGTACACGACACGCTCACCGTCCACAAGACGAAGGAAAATTCGACCCTTCCCGTGGACCGGCCCTCAACGAACTTTAGCTGGTTCCCAGGCTACTCGTGGCAAATCATC GTATGTGCCAACTGTCGGCAGCACCTTGGATGGAAGTTCGTGGCAGAGAAGAAGAACGTCCTGCCGAAAAGCTTCTATGGCCTGACCGGCGCCAACATTACCGTCAAATCGCACGGAGATCTGCAGAAAACTGAGGACGAGTTTGACCTTACGCCCGGAACGCTGGCGAGCGACGAGCACGAATACTATGAACAACTGTCCGGGTTTGACACGGACGAGGAGGTATACTGA